Proteins encoded together in one Fimbriiglobus ruber window:
- a CDS encoding GDSL-type esterase/lipase family protein, whose protein sequence is MPTEFTPVRRLAFRSLVAGVVAAIAPVLAFAIEPERAKKWEPEIAGIEKRLKQNPSAKDCVAFVGSSTIRMWDVKKSFPDMNVVNLGFGGSEIRDSTHFAPRILLPLDPKAIVFYAGDNDLASGRKPAQVRDDFREFVGVVRAKLPTTPILFLCVKPSIQRWSQFEKQKEANALVKALCSEGSHLVYVDLIPGILGTDGKPKAELFAKDGLHLNPKGYEVLNAEVKAFFSRR, encoded by the coding sequence ATGCCAACCGAGTTTACCCCCGTCCGACGTCTCGCTTTCCGATCGCTCGTCGCTGGTGTCGTCGCGGCGATCGCACCCGTTCTCGCGTTCGCGATAGAACCTGAACGCGCTAAGAAATGGGAGCCGGAGATCGCCGGCATCGAGAAGCGGTTGAAGCAGAACCCGTCCGCGAAGGACTGCGTCGCCTTTGTGGGCAGTTCCACGATTCGCATGTGGGACGTGAAGAAGTCGTTCCCGGATATGAACGTGGTCAACCTCGGCTTCGGCGGGTCCGAGATCCGCGACAGCACGCATTTCGCCCCACGCATCCTGCTGCCGCTCGACCCGAAAGCGATCGTCTTTTACGCGGGCGACAACGACCTCGCAAGCGGCCGCAAGCCGGCACAAGTGCGCGACGACTTCCGCGAGTTCGTCGGCGTGGTCCGCGCGAAGTTGCCGACGACGCCGATCCTGTTCCTGTGCGTGAAGCCGAGTATCCAGCGGTGGTCGCAGTTCGAGAAGCAGAAAGAAGCGAACGCGCTGGTGAAGGCCCTCTGCTCGGAAGGAAGCCACCTTGTTTACGTCGACCTCATCCCCGGCATCCTGGGCACGGACGGGAAGCCGAAGGCCGAGCTGTTCGCGAAAGACGGCCTTCACCTCAACCCGAAGGGCTACGAGGTTCTCAACGCGGAAGTGAAAGCCTTTTTTAGCCGCAGATGA